From the genome of Nasonia vitripennis strain AsymCx chromosome 1, Nvit_psr_1.1, whole genome shotgun sequence, one region includes:
- the LOC100678324 gene encoding general transcriptional corepressor trfA isoform X2, giving the protein MAKNAGESRIPLPRTVRPSLLPKIRSLGPPKISSAGHRRSPVYCSPSAIPGAPQFNNKQQQQHFGFGKRESANLVVDSSNKQSKSRRSTPDTEKDCLLDSDYSISAIWNCTTDNKEAEHLMRLNEEKLNLLRSQEDLASFGGIKKKPLQLQQSHEDVSDGGGGNPCNINTSDFAIESPVATAPHYLMLTKQNSFEHDESSLGILTPDQMTDFTVALESSRTPSCENLSGHANPGKFLLGKSNAIVAAAARHLDIAACVPSIEALIPQNDRSPSLEELPLDPIVIVHEDVDLLEETLCSGEEIPTILQQPADLVSEQSSKTSTSTTTAIDSTETSEHTSDQQTRCSAGVVGGAHVLPTSFITSVTSITSLEAGYQGDGENSRPASRGPEPLSITPASNLLVSAACRQDPMTDSDFFTESDADAHEEIVRGDRRAQVIDGTLFCAPNERRCRSFEPGEEMDSSGIYSDLDKRQDSVGIDGDGYAEGYGDGDHTTDTGDTEISMRSQPSPQEKTPMPALVTKNMLTPQDLNDSLELNSTASTAELTVIKCQKNEQNAVTKSKSNISNKENSAPLKKYKMPKRNVISKIKTMIESNQNLAKEETESEPRRPQRQQRKNGRWDAVMNKIEAGKQRGRSLKKEVKSRVLQGLGTSTSSTASTSSTRRPAGDANNNAKDKRRARGRPETTSPNQETARSSVRSSASDLSSAHSKEALKRPTRKNCMDAHQPNNNQLNSNLNKSNLSSVRKAPSIKSVQSNVNSKQKNATTNKVADRNTANNNNNNNNRPTTNNSASTSPLPANNKEQSNGPTTILNNNNHHLHHHHHLNNHNHVHQSSAPTSRVATPTVELNSQKLLVDTREQEIQTDLQLIVQDKTEKDLLDGKQEDWFKKAEDTVQALAITVQYFTHQLEDVSESRIRKDLDKVKTEWLSARSELEELRVRKASILDALSQEREEHLQAIESLREDLERELAERSSLEQSYIEERHRVETLQDSLQEKEREQRLALERLNSEHELELAHARTVAAQTQEQGALLAEVESLRTVLEIRSQENSQLRSEVDILRRELDDKEALKLRCESLEARCEDLKAQLQSKESIERQLAQDKEVLMGSIHQMSKQNKRLSQRNEELLWRLRQKSEVVSVLTNQLTPQSQRLSKSLGPEHTDHAANDSNCSQKSQEQQSCSMVKYMVEKGDSVSWTLDITESMDSTINSSAASCTKTPSPSARRFSNTSHHESNGGSNGTFVSRQSSLRLSMPRRTTMTAGRTRSNSVSVAESSANASTNDEPVWSPSYQSTPLQRRRNVTSESPQSWSLTNTVTETMCTSTSNAEAGNNVISNSSNTKVVALEVSTTDEDEEEDEEEEVVGQRPQEAGGEAMISEETSASSSSEDDESSVSSSDIP; this is encoded by the exons AATGCAGGGGAGAGCAGAATACCGCTGCCTCGGACGGTAAGGCCCTCGCTGCTGCCGAAGATCCGCTCATTGGGTCCGCCGAAGATCAGTAGCGCCGGACACCGGCGTTCGCCGGTCTACTGCAGTCCTTCGGCTATTCCAGGCGCTCCGCAGTTTAACAacaagcagcagcaacaacactTTGGCTTCGGCAAGAGGGAGTCGGCCAACTTGGTCGTCGACAGCAGTAACAAGCAGTCAAAGAGCCGACGGTCTACGCCCGATACTGAGAAAG ACTGTCTCCTGGACTCGGATTACTCGATATCGGCAATATGGAACTGCACGACGGACAACAAAGAAGCGGAACATCTTATGCGCCTAAATGAAGAAAAACTCAATCTACTTCG ATCTCAGGAAGACCTCGCCAGTTTTGGCGGCATCAAGAAAAAGCCTCTGCAGCTACAGCAGTCGCATGAAGACGtgagcgacggcggcggcggcaatcCATGCAACATCAACACCAGCGATTTCGCGATCGAATCGCCGGTGGCTACAGCACCGCATTATTTGATGCTGACCAAGCAGAACTCGTTCGAGCATGACGAGAGCAGCCTGGGCATCCTGACGCCTGATCAGATGACCGACTTCACCGTCGCTCTCGAGTCCTCGAGAACGCCCTCCTGCGAGAACTTGTCTGGACACGCCAATCCAG GTAAATTCCTTCTCGGCAAAAGTAACGCGATAGTTGCAGCGGCTGCTCGACATCTCGATATAGCCGCCTGTGTACCGTCCATCGAGGCCCTTATCCCACAGAACGATCGAAGCCCTTCGCTCGAGGAACTGCCACTGGATCCAATAGTGATCGTCCACGAGGACGTTGACCTTCTTGAAGAAACACTTTGCAGTG GCGAAGAAATTCCGACGATACTCCAGCAGCCAGCGGATTTGGTAAGCGAGCAGTCTTCGAAAACGTCAAcatcgacgacgacggctATCGACTCGACGGAGACGAGCGAGCACACGAGCGACCAACAGACCCGCTGCTCAGCTGGCGTTGTCGGCGGCGCTCACGTGCTGCCGACGAGTTTCATTACCTCGGTCACCAGCATCACGAGCCTCGAGGCCGGCTATCAGGGAGATGGAGAGAACTCGAGGCCCGCCAGTCGAGGTCCCGAGCCCCTCTCCATCACCCCTGCGTCCAATTTACTCGTCAGCGCTGCTTGCAG ACAAGATCCGATGACAGATTCGGACTTCTTTACGGAAAGCGACGCGGACGCGCACGAAGAGATAGTTCGAGGTGACAGGCGAGCCCAAGTGATTGACGGCACACTTTTCTGCGCTCCGAATGAGAGGCGCTGTCGGAGTTTCGAGCCTGGCGAGGAGATGGACTCGTCAGGAATCTATTCGGACCTAGATAAACGTCAAGACAGCGTCGGCATCGACGGTGACGGCTACGCCGAAGGGTACGGTGACGGAGATCATACTACAGACACGGGCGACACTGAGATATCCATGAGGAGCCAACCCTCGCCACAAGAAAAGACGCCTATGCCCGCTCTAGTCACTAAGAATATGCTG ACTCCGCAGGATCTAAACGACTCGTTGGAATTAAATTCCACCGCGTCAACGGCCGAATTGACTGTGATCAAGTGCCAAAAGAACGAGCAGAACGCGGTGACCAAGTCCAAATCCAACATCAGCAACAAGGAGAACTCAGCACCgctcaaaaaatataaaatgccAAAGAGGAATGTAATTTCCAAAATTAAGACTATGATCGAGTCGAATCAGAATCTCG CTAAAGAAGAGACAGAAAGTGAACCAAGAAGGCCTCAGCGACAACAGCGCAAGAATGGTCGATGGGATGCGGTTATGAACAAGATCGAGGCGGGTAAGCAGCGTGGCAGATCCCTAAAGAAGGAAGTCAAGTCACGAGTGCTACAGGGTTTAGGTACATCCACGAGTTCCACCGCATCGACATCATCTACGAGACGACCTGCTGGCGACGCAAATAATAATGCTAAAGACAAGCG GCGAGCTCGAGGCCGCCCAGAGACAACCTCGCCGAACCAGGAAACAGCTCGCAGCTCGGTGCGAAGCTCCGCCAGCGACCTGAGCAGCGCGCACAGCAAGGAAGCCCTGA AGAGGCCAACAAGGAAGAACTGCATGGACGCACATCAGCCTAATAACAATCAACTCAACTCTAATTTGAACA AGTCGAACCTCTCGTCAGTCCGAAAAGCGCCTAGCATCAAAAGTGTTCAGTCCAACGTCAACTCGAAGCAGAAAAACGCAACGACCAACAAAG TTGCAGATCGCAACACcgccaacaacaacaacaacaacaacaatcgGCCTACCACGAACAACAGCGCGAGCACCTCGCCGCTGCCCGCCAACAACAAGGAGCAGAGCAACGGGCCGACGACGATcctcaacaacaacaaccacCACCTCCACCACCATCACCACCTGAACAACCACAACCACGTGCATCAGAGCAGCGCGCCGACGTCGCGAGTAGCCACACCGACGGTCGAACTCAACAGTCAGAAGCTGCTCGTCGACACCAGGGAACAGGAGATACAAACCGATCTCCAGCTGATTGTCCAGGATAAAACGGAGAAAGACTTGCTCGACGGCAAGCAGGAGGATTGGTTCAAGAAGGCAGAAGACACGGTTCAGGCGCTCGCGATTACCGTGCAGTACTTCACGCATCAG CTCGAGGACGTCTCGGAAAGCAGGATCCGCAAAGACTTGGACAAAGTGAAGACCGAGTGGCTGTCGGCGCGCTCCGAACTCGAGGAGCTGCGAGTACGTAAGGCGAGCATCTTGGATGCGCTCAGTCAGGAACGAGAGGAGCACCTGCAGGCCATCGAGAGCTTGCGCGAAGACT TGGAGCGCGAGTTGGCCGAACGCTCATCCCTGGAACAGTCCTATATAGAAGAGCGCCATCGCGTCGAAACTCTCCAGGACTCTCTCCAAGAGAAGGAACGCGAGCAGCGTCTCGCCTTGGAACGTCTTAACTCGGAGCACGAACTCGAACTAGCCCATGCGCGTACCGTTGCAGCTCAGACACAAGAGCAAGGTGCCCTTTTGGCCGAAGTCGAATCGCTTCGCACTGTCCTCGAGATACGTAGCCAGGAGAACTCCCAGTTGAGGTCCGAGGTTGATATTCTCAGGCGAGAACTCGACGACAAGGAAGCACTGAAACTCAGGTGCGAGAGTCTTGAGGCTCGCTGCGAAGATCTCAAGGCTCAGTTGCAAAGCAAGGAGTCAATCGAAAGACAACTTGCGCAGGATAAGGAG GTATTGATGGGTTCGATACACCAGATGTCGAAGCAAAATAAGCGGCTCTCGCAGAGAAACGAGGAGCTACTCTGGAGGTTACGTCAGAAAAGCGAGGTCGTAAGCGTTCTGACAAATCAGTTGACTCCCCAGTCCCAGAGGCTATCCAAGTCTCTTGGGCCTGAACACACAGACCATGCTGCCAACGACTCAAATTGCTCACAAAAGTCTCAAGAG CAACAGTCCTGTTCGATGGTGAAATACATGGTAGAAAAGGGTGACTCGGTGTCTTGGACACTAGATATAACAGAGAGTATGGACAGTACGATAAACAGCAGCGCGGCGAGTTGCACCAAAACCCCGAGCCCTTCAGCACGGCGTTTCTCCAACACCAGCCACCACGAAAGCAATGGTGGCAGCAACGGCACCTTTGTCTCCCGCCAGAGTTCGCTCAGGCTTTCGATGCCCAGGCGAACGACTATGACTGCCGGTCGTACGCGATCCAACAGCGTGTCTGTCGCCGAGTCTTCGGCTAACGCAAGCACCAATGATGAGCCGGTCTGGAGCCCGTCCTACCAGTCGACACCTCTGCAACGCCGCAGGAATGTAACCAGCGAATCGCCGCAATCCTGG TCGCTGACGAACACTGTCACGGAAACGATGTGTACGAGTACGAGCAACGCCGAGGCCGGCAACAACGTTATCAGCAATAGCAGCAACACAAAAGTCGTGGCGCTGGAAGTATCAACGACCGATGAGGACGAGGAGGAAGACGAAGAGGAAGAGGTCGTAGGACAGCGACCGCAGGAGGCTGGTGGCGAAGCAATGATCTCCGAGGAGACGTCTGCCTCCTCGAGCAGCGAGGATGATGAGTCCTCGGTGAGCAGCAGTGACATTCCTTGA
- the LOC100678324 gene encoding general transcriptional corepressor trfA isoform X1, giving the protein MAKNAGESRIPLPRTVRPSLLPKIRSLGPPKISSAGHRRSPVYCSPSAIPGAPQFNNKQQQQHFGFGKRESANLVVDSSNKQSKSRRSTPDTEKDCLLDSDYSISAIWNCTTDNKEAEHLMRLNEEKLNLLRSQEDLASFGGIKKKPLQLQQSHEDVSDGGGGNPCNINTSDFAIESPVATAPHYLMLTKQNSFEHDESSLGILTPDQMTDFTVALESSRTPSCENLSGHANPGKFLLGKSNAIVAAAARHLDIAACVPSIEALIPQNDRSPSLEELPLDPIVIVHEDVDLLEETLCSGEEIPTILQQPADLVSEQSSKTSTSTTTAIDSTETSEHTSDQQTRCSAGVVGGAHVLPTSFITSVTSITSLEAGYQGDGENSRPASRGPEPLSITPASNLLVSAACRQDPMTDSDFFTESDADAHEEIVRGDRRAQVIDGTLFCAPNERRCRSFEPGEEMDSSGIYSDLDKRQDSVGIDGDGYAEGYGDGDHTTDTGDTEISMRSQPSPQEKTPMPALVTKNMLTPQDLNDSLELNSTASTAELTVIKCQKNEQNAVTKSKSNISNKENSAPLKKYKMPKRNVISKIKTMIESNQNLAAKEETESEPRRPQRQQRKNGRWDAVMNKIEAGKQRGRSLKKEVKSRVLQGLGTSTSSTASTSSTRRPAGDANNNAKDKRRARGRPETTSPNQETARSSVRSSASDLSSAHSKEALKRPTRKNCMDAHQPNNNQLNSNLNKSNLSSVRKAPSIKSVQSNVNSKQKNATTNKVADRNTANNNNNNNNRPTTNNSASTSPLPANNKEQSNGPTTILNNNNHHLHHHHHLNNHNHVHQSSAPTSRVATPTVELNSQKLLVDTREQEIQTDLQLIVQDKTEKDLLDGKQEDWFKKAEDTVQALAITVQYFTHQLEDVSESRIRKDLDKVKTEWLSARSELEELRVRKASILDALSQEREEHLQAIESLREDLERELAERSSLEQSYIEERHRVETLQDSLQEKEREQRLALERLNSEHELELAHARTVAAQTQEQGALLAEVESLRTVLEIRSQENSQLRSEVDILRRELDDKEALKLRCESLEARCEDLKAQLQSKESIERQLAQDKEVLMGSIHQMSKQNKRLSQRNEELLWRLRQKSEVVSVLTNQLTPQSQRLSKSLGPEHTDHAANDSNCSQKSQEQQSCSMVKYMVEKGDSVSWTLDITESMDSTINSSAASCTKTPSPSARRFSNTSHHESNGGSNGTFVSRQSSLRLSMPRRTTMTAGRTRSNSVSVAESSANASTNDEPVWSPSYQSTPLQRRRNVTSESPQSWSLTNTVTETMCTSTSNAEAGNNVISNSSNTKVVALEVSTTDEDEEEDEEEEVVGQRPQEAGGEAMISEETSASSSSEDDESSVSSSDIP; this is encoded by the exons AATGCAGGGGAGAGCAGAATACCGCTGCCTCGGACGGTAAGGCCCTCGCTGCTGCCGAAGATCCGCTCATTGGGTCCGCCGAAGATCAGTAGCGCCGGACACCGGCGTTCGCCGGTCTACTGCAGTCCTTCGGCTATTCCAGGCGCTCCGCAGTTTAACAacaagcagcagcaacaacactTTGGCTTCGGCAAGAGGGAGTCGGCCAACTTGGTCGTCGACAGCAGTAACAAGCAGTCAAAGAGCCGACGGTCTACGCCCGATACTGAGAAAG ACTGTCTCCTGGACTCGGATTACTCGATATCGGCAATATGGAACTGCACGACGGACAACAAAGAAGCGGAACATCTTATGCGCCTAAATGAAGAAAAACTCAATCTACTTCG ATCTCAGGAAGACCTCGCCAGTTTTGGCGGCATCAAGAAAAAGCCTCTGCAGCTACAGCAGTCGCATGAAGACGtgagcgacggcggcggcggcaatcCATGCAACATCAACACCAGCGATTTCGCGATCGAATCGCCGGTGGCTACAGCACCGCATTATTTGATGCTGACCAAGCAGAACTCGTTCGAGCATGACGAGAGCAGCCTGGGCATCCTGACGCCTGATCAGATGACCGACTTCACCGTCGCTCTCGAGTCCTCGAGAACGCCCTCCTGCGAGAACTTGTCTGGACACGCCAATCCAG GTAAATTCCTTCTCGGCAAAAGTAACGCGATAGTTGCAGCGGCTGCTCGACATCTCGATATAGCCGCCTGTGTACCGTCCATCGAGGCCCTTATCCCACAGAACGATCGAAGCCCTTCGCTCGAGGAACTGCCACTGGATCCAATAGTGATCGTCCACGAGGACGTTGACCTTCTTGAAGAAACACTTTGCAGTG GCGAAGAAATTCCGACGATACTCCAGCAGCCAGCGGATTTGGTAAGCGAGCAGTCTTCGAAAACGTCAAcatcgacgacgacggctATCGACTCGACGGAGACGAGCGAGCACACGAGCGACCAACAGACCCGCTGCTCAGCTGGCGTTGTCGGCGGCGCTCACGTGCTGCCGACGAGTTTCATTACCTCGGTCACCAGCATCACGAGCCTCGAGGCCGGCTATCAGGGAGATGGAGAGAACTCGAGGCCCGCCAGTCGAGGTCCCGAGCCCCTCTCCATCACCCCTGCGTCCAATTTACTCGTCAGCGCTGCTTGCAG ACAAGATCCGATGACAGATTCGGACTTCTTTACGGAAAGCGACGCGGACGCGCACGAAGAGATAGTTCGAGGTGACAGGCGAGCCCAAGTGATTGACGGCACACTTTTCTGCGCTCCGAATGAGAGGCGCTGTCGGAGTTTCGAGCCTGGCGAGGAGATGGACTCGTCAGGAATCTATTCGGACCTAGATAAACGTCAAGACAGCGTCGGCATCGACGGTGACGGCTACGCCGAAGGGTACGGTGACGGAGATCATACTACAGACACGGGCGACACTGAGATATCCATGAGGAGCCAACCCTCGCCACAAGAAAAGACGCCTATGCCCGCTCTAGTCACTAAGAATATGCTG ACTCCGCAGGATCTAAACGACTCGTTGGAATTAAATTCCACCGCGTCAACGGCCGAATTGACTGTGATCAAGTGCCAAAAGAACGAGCAGAACGCGGTGACCAAGTCCAAATCCAACATCAGCAACAAGGAGAACTCAGCACCgctcaaaaaatataaaatgccAAAGAGGAATGTAATTTCCAAAATTAAGACTATGATCGAGTCGAATCAGAATCTCG CAGCTAAAGAAGAGACAGAAAGTGAACCAAGAAGGCCTCAGCGACAACAGCGCAAGAATGGTCGATGGGATGCGGTTATGAACAAGATCGAGGCGGGTAAGCAGCGTGGCAGATCCCTAAAGAAGGAAGTCAAGTCACGAGTGCTACAGGGTTTAGGTACATCCACGAGTTCCACCGCATCGACATCATCTACGAGACGACCTGCTGGCGACGCAAATAATAATGCTAAAGACAAGCG GCGAGCTCGAGGCCGCCCAGAGACAACCTCGCCGAACCAGGAAACAGCTCGCAGCTCGGTGCGAAGCTCCGCCAGCGACCTGAGCAGCGCGCACAGCAAGGAAGCCCTGA AGAGGCCAACAAGGAAGAACTGCATGGACGCACATCAGCCTAATAACAATCAACTCAACTCTAATTTGAACA AGTCGAACCTCTCGTCAGTCCGAAAAGCGCCTAGCATCAAAAGTGTTCAGTCCAACGTCAACTCGAAGCAGAAAAACGCAACGACCAACAAAG TTGCAGATCGCAACACcgccaacaacaacaacaacaacaacaatcgGCCTACCACGAACAACAGCGCGAGCACCTCGCCGCTGCCCGCCAACAACAAGGAGCAGAGCAACGGGCCGACGACGATcctcaacaacaacaaccacCACCTCCACCACCATCACCACCTGAACAACCACAACCACGTGCATCAGAGCAGCGCGCCGACGTCGCGAGTAGCCACACCGACGGTCGAACTCAACAGTCAGAAGCTGCTCGTCGACACCAGGGAACAGGAGATACAAACCGATCTCCAGCTGATTGTCCAGGATAAAACGGAGAAAGACTTGCTCGACGGCAAGCAGGAGGATTGGTTCAAGAAGGCAGAAGACACGGTTCAGGCGCTCGCGATTACCGTGCAGTACTTCACGCATCAG CTCGAGGACGTCTCGGAAAGCAGGATCCGCAAAGACTTGGACAAAGTGAAGACCGAGTGGCTGTCGGCGCGCTCCGAACTCGAGGAGCTGCGAGTACGTAAGGCGAGCATCTTGGATGCGCTCAGTCAGGAACGAGAGGAGCACCTGCAGGCCATCGAGAGCTTGCGCGAAGACT TGGAGCGCGAGTTGGCCGAACGCTCATCCCTGGAACAGTCCTATATAGAAGAGCGCCATCGCGTCGAAACTCTCCAGGACTCTCTCCAAGAGAAGGAACGCGAGCAGCGTCTCGCCTTGGAACGTCTTAACTCGGAGCACGAACTCGAACTAGCCCATGCGCGTACCGTTGCAGCTCAGACACAAGAGCAAGGTGCCCTTTTGGCCGAAGTCGAATCGCTTCGCACTGTCCTCGAGATACGTAGCCAGGAGAACTCCCAGTTGAGGTCCGAGGTTGATATTCTCAGGCGAGAACTCGACGACAAGGAAGCACTGAAACTCAGGTGCGAGAGTCTTGAGGCTCGCTGCGAAGATCTCAAGGCTCAGTTGCAAAGCAAGGAGTCAATCGAAAGACAACTTGCGCAGGATAAGGAG GTATTGATGGGTTCGATACACCAGATGTCGAAGCAAAATAAGCGGCTCTCGCAGAGAAACGAGGAGCTACTCTGGAGGTTACGTCAGAAAAGCGAGGTCGTAAGCGTTCTGACAAATCAGTTGACTCCCCAGTCCCAGAGGCTATCCAAGTCTCTTGGGCCTGAACACACAGACCATGCTGCCAACGACTCAAATTGCTCACAAAAGTCTCAAGAG CAACAGTCCTGTTCGATGGTGAAATACATGGTAGAAAAGGGTGACTCGGTGTCTTGGACACTAGATATAACAGAGAGTATGGACAGTACGATAAACAGCAGCGCGGCGAGTTGCACCAAAACCCCGAGCCCTTCAGCACGGCGTTTCTCCAACACCAGCCACCACGAAAGCAATGGTGGCAGCAACGGCACCTTTGTCTCCCGCCAGAGTTCGCTCAGGCTTTCGATGCCCAGGCGAACGACTATGACTGCCGGTCGTACGCGATCCAACAGCGTGTCTGTCGCCGAGTCTTCGGCTAACGCAAGCACCAATGATGAGCCGGTCTGGAGCCCGTCCTACCAGTCGACACCTCTGCAACGCCGCAGGAATGTAACCAGCGAATCGCCGCAATCCTGG TCGCTGACGAACACTGTCACGGAAACGATGTGTACGAGTACGAGCAACGCCGAGGCCGGCAACAACGTTATCAGCAATAGCAGCAACACAAAAGTCGTGGCGCTGGAAGTATCAACGACCGATGAGGACGAGGAGGAAGACGAAGAGGAAGAGGTCGTAGGACAGCGACCGCAGGAGGCTGGTGGCGAAGCAATGATCTCCGAGGAGACGTCTGCCTCCTCGAGCAGCGAGGATGATGAGTCCTCGGTGAGCAGCAGTGACATTCCTTGA